The Ketobacter alkanivorans genome includes the window CCATTGGCGGCGGTTGAGTAGCGCTGAGATGGCCGTACGTTAGCGAACAGATGAAAAGGGAACCAGGCATGACAGACACAACTCTCAAAATCGGGGAGCGCGAATTCCAGTCCCGCCTGTTGGTTGGCACCGGTAAATACAAGGATCTGGAAGAGACCCGTCTGGCGATTGAAGCCAGCGGTGCCGAAATCGTCACCGTAGCGGTGCGACGGACCAACATTGGGCAAAACCCTGATGAACCCAACCTGCTGGATGTACTGCCACCGGATCGTTACACCATTCTTCCCAATACGGCGGGTTGTTATAACGCCAAGGATGCCGTGCGTACCTGTCGTTTGGCGCGGGAGCTGCTGGACGGCCACAACCTGGTAAAGCTGGAAGTATTGGGCGACGAAAAAACCCTGTTCCCGAATGTCGTGGAAACCTTATCGGCCTGTGAAACCCTGATCAAAGATGGATTCGATGTGATGGTGTATACCTCCGACGACCCCATCATTGCCAAAGAGCTGGAGCAGATGGGATGTGTGTCGGTGATGCCGCTGGCTGCGCCCATTGGCAGTGGCCTGGGCATTCGTAACCCCTACAATATTCGCATGATTCTGGAAGAAGCCAAGGTGCCCATTATTGTCGATGCCGGAGTGGGAACCGCGTCGGATGCGGCCATTGCCATGGAGTTGGGCTGTCATGGTGTGCTGATGAATACGGCCATTGCTGCCGCCCAGAAACCCGTGTTGATGGCGTCGGCCATGCGCAAAGCCATTGAAGCGGGGCGTGAAGCCTACCTGGCAGGCCGTATGCCGCGGAAACTGTACGCCAGCGCATCCTCTCCTATTGAAGGCACCTTTTTCTAAATGACTGAATCCGATCAGCCGCAGCGTCGCCTGCGCAGTTTTGTGCGTCGCCAAGGGCGTTTGACTGAAGGTCAGAGCCGGGCGCTGGATACCCTGTGGCAAACCTACGGGCTGGAAGTGGCCGATGGCATGTTGTCGTTCCCGGATGTGTTTGGTAATGACGGCGATGTGATCGTTGAAATTGGCTTTGGTAACGGCACCTCGTTGCTGGAGATGGCACAAACTGCCCCTGATAAAAATTTTATCGGCGTGGAGGTGCATCGCCCCGGTGTCGGTAAATTGATTAACGATGCTCATCACGCTGGCGTTACCAACGTCAGAACCTTCTGTGATGATGCCATCGATGTACTGCAGCACAATATTCCTGCTAACAGTCTGGCGGGTGTACAGCTATTCTTCCCAGACCCTTGGCATAAAAAGCGTCATAACAAGCGCCGCATTGTGCAGCCTGAGTTCGCCCAGAAGATCAGGGCTAAATTGAAGGTGGGTGGATACTTTCATATGGCCACGGATTGGGAGCCGTATGCCGAACACATGATGGAAGTGATGTCGGTGGCTGAGGGTTATGACAATCAGGCGGGGCCGAACCAATATTCCCCTAAACCCGATTATCGGCCCAATACAAAATTTGAGCGCCGTGGCGAACGGTTAGGCCATGGCGTATGGGATTTGGTGTTTATTAAATCGAGCTGATCTTAATTGGGGCTCATAAAAATAAGAAAGGTAATAAAGATGCATCGCATACTGGCACTGGTTCTGTGCGCGCTGTTGTGCGCCCAAGCCGCGTGGAGCTATACCCCGGAAGACACAGCCATGCTGATGCCGGGCCCATTCCAGAATTGGAAAACCCTGGAAACCGATCACTTTCGCATTAACTATCGTGAACACCACCTGCCGTTTGCCCAGCGCCTGGCTGCGGTGGCAGAAAAGGTTTACATCAAACAGACTCCGCGCCTGCAGTGGGAGCCGAAAAAGAAAACCGAAGTGGTCATCACGGACACCTATGACGGATCCAACGGTGGCGCGACGGTTTTACCTTTTAATCGCTTTTTTATATTCATGAATGCGCCGGTAGAGGGAGAGCTGCTGGATAATGCGCCCTGGATCGAGCAAGTGTTCACCCATGAATTTGTCCACATTCTGCATCTTGATCAAAGCTCCGGTGGCCAGACCACGTTGCGTAATATTTTCGGACGCTTCTTTTTTGCGTTCCCCCAGATATTCAGTCCGGCCTGGGTATCAGAAGGGCTGGCAGTGTATGAAGAAACCGATGCCAGCAAACAGTTTGGTCGCGGTCAGAGCGCATACTATGACGCCATGATGCGGGCCGAGTACCTGAATGGTTTTCGCAGCTTCTCTCAGCTGAGTTATCAGGGCTATTGGGGCACCGATTGGCCCAGTGGTCAGGTGTATTTGTACGGTTATTACTTTTTCGAGTTCCTGCACGCAGAATACGGTGAACAAAAAGCCTTTGAGTACCTGCAGAACTGGAACAGCAATATCATTCCCTGGCGCATGCAGTCGCGGGCGAAAAGGGTCTTCGGCCTCAGTGCAGAAGGGCTGTGGAATCAGTTTCAGGCTTACCTGACGAAAAAGTTCGAGCAGGAAATGGTGTCTCTGCCGGTGGTGGATTACACGCCTGTGGTAGAAACCGGCCGCATTAATGGCAACCCGGTGTGGATGGCCGATGGCAGCTTTTATTATTATCGGGAAGATGGCCGTCGGCACCCCACGCTGCAACACATTGATGCAGATGGCAATGAAGTGCAGGTTGCCGAAGTAATCGAATACCAGCAGATTGATGTGCACCCCCAGGCGGGTGTGCTGTTGTCGCGGCATACGGTGTGCAACAACGTAGATGTGTTTGCTGATTTGTATCGCCTGCAGGATAACGGTGCCTGGAAACGCATCACCGAGTGCGGCCGCTATCCGCGCGCTGCCTGGGCACATTCTGGTGAGCGCATTGCAGCGGTTCACACCGATCGCGGTTTGTCACAGATTGCGATTCTGGACGGTCGTGGCACTTTGCTGCAATTGCTCAAGCCTTTGGCGGCCGGTGAGGTGATTGGCCATATCGACTGGTCACCGGATGATAAAAAACTGGTGGCAGCCGTGCGGCGTGAAGCCACCGGTTGGAACCTTGAAGTGTTGGATGTGGAGCGTGACCTGTGGACGCCGTTAACCCGTAACGATCATCTGGAACAGCGCCCCCGCTTTTCGACTGACGGTAAATGGGTGTATTTCATCTCGGATCAAAAAGGCATGATGAACGTGCGGCGCATGCGCCTGCAGGATGGTCAGGTGCAGACCGTATCCCGTACGCAGACTGCTATTGTGGATTATTCGGTTAATGCCGATCAGAGTTCGGTGCGGGTGGCAGAATACACCGCCCAAGGTGTTGTGATTCGAGAGCAGGCACTGCAATCCTGGGGTGATACGTACGCTGGTTTATGGAAAGATCGCGCAAAGGTGAAGTCGATCGTGAATCAGCCTGATTACAGCGCGGAAGCCTTCACTGATATTTCAGATTACTCACCTCTGGATACCCTGGCACCTACTTCGTGGTTTGCCTTCTTGTATGCAGACAGTGACGATAACAATTGGATTCAGTTTATTCTGCAGGGTCAGGATGTACTGGGTTTTCACCAGTGGCAGTTGGCTCCGGCTTACTATTTTGACAAACAAGAATTCGGCGGCAGTCTGTCTTATGTGGCATATCATCGTTTGGCGTTGCTGGCGGAACGGGAGCTGGATACGGTGCGAGAAGAAGCACCGGGCATCCCCAGCGTGTGGCGACAGGAAACCCGATACCAGGCTGTTTGGCAGCAGCCCATTAATAGCTTTGAAGGTACATTCGAAGTGGATTTTGGTATGGGTAAAGAGGATGTAAAACGGATTATTGATGGCTACGGCGAATACGATTCCTATCGGGATAACTTTGCCGGTGTATCACTTAACTGGTCTGATTACGAACGTTACCTGCATTCCATCAGTGTGGAGAATGGCCGCAAAGTGCGGCTGCTGGCAGAACAGTATGATGCCTTTGGTGACGGTTATCACGATGGCTCTGTGTACAGCTTGGATTGGCGTGAATACTTGAGCCTGTTCGATAACCATGTGTTGGCTTTGCGTGCGGTGCTGGGTAAAGCCGACGACAGTGCCAAGGCGTTTCAATTAGGTAACGAGCTGGATGAGTTGCAAACCCTGGGTGCGCTGATCGGGTTTGGTCGAACCGGTTATACCTTACGTGGCTATTCCGACAATCAGAGCCAGCTGGCCGGTACCAATCTGCGTTTGTATTCGGCTGAGTATCGCCTGCCGGTAGGGGAATGGTTTGATGGCTACACCGTGCTGCCGGTGGGGTTGGGCAAGGCGGGTTTGCATCTGTTTGTTGATCATGGCGCGGCCTGGAGCGCGGGTCAGAACAAGGATTACTACACCGGTATTGGTGCAGAGCTGCGGCCTGATCTGCTGATTGGCTATTCCACTCTTAAATTGGAAAGTACGTTGGGCTTTGCCAAGGGGCTGGATGATGAAATTGGCGAAACCACGGTGTATCTGAGGCTTGGGGCCAGCTTCTAAGCTTCGCTTAACCTGCATTCATTTGCAGTCTTAACTTCCTC containing:
- a CDS encoding thiazole synthase gives rise to the protein MTDTTLKIGEREFQSRLLVGTGKYKDLEETRLAIEASGAEIVTVAVRRTNIGQNPDEPNLLDVLPPDRYTILPNTAGCYNAKDAVRTCRLARELLDGHNLVKLEVLGDEKTLFPNVVETLSACETLIKDGFDVMVYTSDDPIIAKELEQMGCVSVMPLAAPIGSGLGIRNPYNIRMILEEAKVPIIVDAGVGTASDAAIAMELGCHGVLMNTAIAAAQKPVLMASAMRKAIEAGREAYLAGRMPRKLYASASSPIEGTFF
- the trmB gene encoding tRNA (guanosine(46)-N7)-methyltransferase TrmB, with the protein product MTESDQPQRRLRSFVRRQGRLTEGQSRALDTLWQTYGLEVADGMLSFPDVFGNDGDVIVEIGFGNGTSLLEMAQTAPDKNFIGVEVHRPGVGKLINDAHHAGVTNVRTFCDDAIDVLQHNIPANSLAGVQLFFPDPWHKKRHNKRRIVQPEFAQKIRAKLKVGGYFHMATDWEPYAEHMMEVMSVAEGYDNQAGPNQYSPKPDYRPNTKFERRGERLGHGVWDLVFIKSS
- a CDS encoding TolB-like translocation protein is translated as MHRILALVLCALLCAQAAWSYTPEDTAMLMPGPFQNWKTLETDHFRINYREHHLPFAQRLAAVAEKVYIKQTPRLQWEPKKKTEVVITDTYDGSNGGATVLPFNRFFIFMNAPVEGELLDNAPWIEQVFTHEFVHILHLDQSSGGQTTLRNIFGRFFFAFPQIFSPAWVSEGLAVYEETDASKQFGRGQSAYYDAMMRAEYLNGFRSFSQLSYQGYWGTDWPSGQVYLYGYYFFEFLHAEYGEQKAFEYLQNWNSNIIPWRMQSRAKRVFGLSAEGLWNQFQAYLTKKFEQEMVSLPVVDYTPVVETGRINGNPVWMADGSFYYYREDGRRHPTLQHIDADGNEVQVAEVIEYQQIDVHPQAGVLLSRHTVCNNVDVFADLYRLQDNGAWKRITECGRYPRAAWAHSGERIAAVHTDRGLSQIAILDGRGTLLQLLKPLAAGEVIGHIDWSPDDKKLVAAVRREATGWNLEVLDVERDLWTPLTRNDHLEQRPRFSTDGKWVYFISDQKGMMNVRRMRLQDGQVQTVSRTQTAIVDYSVNADQSSVRVAEYTAQGVVIREQALQSWGDTYAGLWKDRAKVKSIVNQPDYSAEAFTDISDYSPLDTLAPTSWFAFLYADSDDNNWIQFILQGQDVLGFHQWQLAPAYYFDKQEFGGSLSYVAYHRLALLAERELDTVREEAPGIPSVWRQETRYQAVWQQPINSFEGTFEVDFGMGKEDVKRIIDGYGEYDSYRDNFAGVSLNWSDYERYLHSISVENGRKVRLLAEQYDAFGDGYHDGSVYSLDWREYLSLFDNHVLALRAVLGKADDSAKAFQLGNELDELQTLGALIGFGRTGYTLRGYSDNQSQLAGTNLRLYSAEYRLPVGEWFDGYTVLPVGLGKAGLHLFVDHGAAWSAGQNKDYYTGIGAELRPDLLIGYSTLKLESTLGFAKGLDDEIGETTVYLRLGASF